The Malaclemys terrapin pileata isolate rMalTer1 chromosome 7, rMalTer1.hap1, whole genome shotgun sequence nucleotide sequence TCTGCTATCCCTTGTGTGGCAGCAAAGCAGACATCAGGGTGCCCGAGCCTGTGGGCACTGGGGACAGGTGCCTGTGCCCTATCTTTAGGGCACCTCAGGAGGGCATGTGTGCAGAGAGCTCCCAGCCATGCTGACACCCCAAGGGGAGGCTCCCCCTTGCTGTGAGCTAACAGCCCTCACAcctagcagctgcagcagcagccaaattAGCTATCTGCTGCCCTAAAGAAAACCAGTCACCCAGCCTTGATTTCCATGTCTCCAATAAAGCAGCCCAGTTTGTCAGCATTGCACTCCTGCACCTGATGCGCTGCACTGCTTtcgcctgccccagccagcctcTGCTCACAGCTAGTGCCcgtcactgcagaggggcaggggcacTCACACACAGCACCCTCCTGGCCACCCCCCACATGCAGGAGAGAGGTAGCCCCATCACAAGCACTCCCAGCCCACCGGCCCCTTCTGTCCCCTTGCCCCCAGTGCAGAGAGCTGACAGGCAATGGGAGGTGCCAGCATGAAAGGACAGGTTCTTCTCCCACCACCTAATCTAGGAACGAGCAAGGGAAGCAAGACACACGATTGACCAAAGAGAGCAGGGGGTAGGTGATTTAAAAGGCCACAAGCCACACTGGTCTCATCAAAATCTGAACTCTATCGTCTGCAAATTCAGGtccatttctttctctccccactcTGCCCTCCAAAACaggaccctccccttccccacctcagaCATGAAGCCAACATGCTTCAATTCTCTCTCCAGGGACAAGGCGAATACCACGGCCCGGGCCCAGCCCTACAGCAGCAAACCACCCTCCCACGTGCCATGGGGAGAATGAGAAGTGGGATTTCAGGAGGGAACAAGGGGCTCGCTGTTTGCGGGCCCCAAGCAGCAGAGAGAGGTCTGTTTTGaaagccagggctggagctaggagAGGGCCCATGCCCCCAGCACAGACCAAGGCAGGGTGGTTGGAACAGAGCGGGAAGAACACACAATGCAGGAGGCTGCTCTGTGGAGCAGTCACCAACAAGCTGATTCAAAGGCCAGGGCTTCCAGTGGCTGCTCACAATTAGGGTCTGCAGCAGGCCCAAGCCCTTCCTGAGGCAAACTCAGACATGCAGCACACCTCTATGCTAATGAAGGGAAACAGCTGCCAAGCCTCCTGCTCTGTTCTGCTGTCCCTGGGGAGGGTGCAGCACAAAGGATATCCTGGCTGCTCCCTTGATCCCAGCATGCGACAGAGAGCGGCCTATGCTCAGTAGCCATGTCTGCCAGAGGACAGCAGTCCCTGTGGCTGGAGGCAGAGTGGGGACTGTTTCAAAACAGCACCAGGGGCCTCACTCACCACATCAAaggcacagggagctggactgcATGCACCATGTAGGAAACCTCCCCGCCAGCTTTGTCTGGCATGTAGGCTTCCACATGACAGACAGCTGGGGCTAGAGGACTAGGCAGAGTGCTGGGGTCTAGTCCTGAGACCACCACAGACAGAGATTGGGGGTAAGTCACGccacacctctgtgcctcagtttccccatcagtgaaCTGGTGGGGACACTGAATCCCCTCCCAGGGCGAcagcagagcactggactggcagTGCCATTCTGTCcctcactctgccactgacttgctgtgaacttgggcaagtcccttcccctttgGAGTGCCCATTCCCCATCCCACTGTTCTTGCGGCGCCTAAcacgcggggggggggcaccccaCAGCAAGGAGCAGTGGCCCCTGGGAATTGGTGAGTACCAAGCATTGCCTGGGCCCCAAGACTAGCAGCGGAGACTTCCCGTGGCAGTTGGCCACTCTGCTCCCCACCACTTCCCCTTGGAAATAAAATCTCCCGCTGCAGCTTCTGCAATCGCTCAGTGCTTCGCAACAGCCTTCGCAGGGCTGTTCTGCCCACTAGTGATACGATGGGGGAACAACGCGCCATTCAGAAATTTCCTCCGTCCTCCACCCCCCCGACTCCCTCCTACGCGAACCAATCGGCTTGCCCCTGCCCGCCAGGCGCCGCCCCCATGCTTGCCGGCTGCTGGTAAATAGCGGCCGCAGCAGCGGGCGGGCGTGACTCCGCCAGGACTCCGGGAAGGGCTCTGCCAGGGCACGACCCAGTCCCCGCTCACTCCTCGGCTGTTCcgcagctgggctcccggccggGGCGTGCCACAGGGCTCAGCCAGGAGGCGAGCACTGACTCATGGAAACTTTGGGCTCCAGGGACCCCGGCTCAGAGGCAGGGACTCGGATGTTCTCAGGAGGTGTCAGCAGTCCCGAAGCTAGACCCTGGCCTGCATCTGCCCCTCTGCAAGGACCCGTAGAGCCAGCCAGGGTCCATGAGAGGCTGCCCTAATCCCCAGTGCAGCAGGACAGAGCTGGGTTGTTTTTCTTTAACTCTTTTCAAGCCTTGGACCTTTCCTTGGGACTCGTCTCCTACCTGTGTGTCCTGGACTATTACAGGATTGCCTGGTGGCCGAGAACACCCAAAGCTCTCCTTGCAGAGCAGTGCTTCCCGGTTAACTGACGCTGCAGCATGCTCACTCTAACGGTGCCTGGTGAGCCTTTGCTCAGGCCAGACTTACCCTAGGATAGTGCCTCTCcatgctgctgggtgctcagcaggaCCTTACGGCCACATGATGAATGCACAGGCATTGGCCCACACTCTCTGGAAATGCCTGGGAAAGCTGCTGGTGATCCTAGAGTTGTCTGTTCTAGGCAACTTCTTAAACACATCGGCCATCCCCCGCAGATGCCCCCTTGTCTGCATATGTACCTCGGACCTTCTGAGCTGTGCCAAGCAAGGTCTCCAGCAGGTGCCAGTTGCACTTCCGCCCACAGCTACCACCTTAGATCTCAGCCACAACGCCCTCTTCCAGCTTCACAACCATTGGCTGGCAGCCCTACCACGCCTCCAGGCCCTCTGCATCAGTCACAATCGAATCATGGACCTCTCGCCTCAAGCGTTCCACAATGCCACAGACTTGAGACACCTAGACATGTCCTCCAATTACCTGCATGCCATCGAGAAGCACTACTTTGAAGCGCTGGTGCACCTCGAGGAGCTCCTGCTCTACAACAACTGGATCGTACAGGTAGATGAACAAGCCTTCCTCAGGCTAAGCAGCTTGCAGAAGGTCTACCTAAGTTGGAATAACCTAACCCAATTCCCCTTCAGCTCCATGCAGGGGCTTAGCCACCCTAACCTAACGACCCTGGACCTCTCCACCAATAACCTGAACAGAATCCCAATTGAGGAGGTCACAGCCTTGCCTGTGTACATCAGAAATGGCTTGTACCTGCACAACAATCCAGTGAGGTGTGATTGCTCGCTCTACCAGATGTTCAAGCAGTGGCAGCAGCGGCAcctcagctcagtgcaggatTTCCTAGAGGAACACACATGTATGGTGTTTGACAACACGGCACGATCCTTAGTCAGGTTCCTCAAGTACAACAAGATCTTTGAGAATTGCTCCCTGAGCCAGGGCTCACCTGGCACCTCAGACGTGCATGCCACGGTGCTCGTAGGAGAGACTCTGCTAATCAACTGCAACACGAGCACGCACGACACATTTGCC carries:
- the AMIGO3 gene encoding amphoterin-induced protein 3, translating into MMNAQALAHTLWKCLGKLLVILELSVLGNFLNTSAIPRRCPLVCICTSDLLSCAKQGLQQVPVALPPTATTLDLSHNALFQLHNHWLAALPRLQALCISHNRIMDLSPQAFHNATDLRHLDMSSNYLHAIEKHYFEALVHLEELLLYNNWIVQVDEQAFLRLSSLQKVYLSWNNLTQFPFSSMQGLSHPNLTTLDLSTNNLNRIPIEEVTALPVYIRNGLYLHNNPVRCDCSLYQMFKQWQQRHLSSVQDFLEEHTCMVFDNTARSLVRFLKYNKIFENCSLSQGSPGTSDVHATVLVGETLLINCNTSTHDTFATYMWILPRHEPIMHPGNSNRTLEVYHNGSLKIIAAKPWHSGVYVCMAIGKHHQLNKTHEVNVTIHYPMLDGKSFSTGLTTLLGCIVSLVLVLMYLYLTPCHCFQCCKKVAAPSPPQECSAQSSILSTTPPARPSQKISTSKHVVFLEPTKEVHNGKIRLAANKDVTDTKNPKLLQLKLDSESVSSIFSDIPITS